The Erythrobacter aurantius genome includes a window with the following:
- a CDS encoding SDR family oxidoreductase: protein MTLTPQYPPARDLLKGKTVVVTAAAGTGIGYAVAKRAVEEGAQVLISDFHERRLGEAADRIAAETGAARPLTCLCDVTQQDQVDSLRDGALAGLGHIDVLINNAGLGGEVPVVDMTDDQWHRVLDVTLNSVFRMTRAFLPAMQERKTGAIVNNASVLGWRAQKGQAHYAAAKAGVMAFTRCSAVEAAEHGVRINAVAPSIAMHAFLAKVTTEDLLAELSAKEAFGRPAEVWEVANAMIFLASDLASYMTGEVLSVSSQRA, encoded by the coding sequence ATGACACTGACGCCGCAATATCCCCCCGCTCGCGATCTCTTGAAGGGCAAGACCGTCGTCGTGACGGCGGCTGCCGGGACGGGCATCGGCTATGCCGTGGCCAAGCGCGCCGTCGAGGAAGGGGCGCAAGTCCTGATCAGCGACTTTCACGAGCGCCGCCTGGGCGAAGCTGCCGATCGCATCGCGGCCGAAACCGGGGCCGCTCGTCCGCTTACCTGCCTTTGCGACGTCACGCAGCAGGATCAGGTCGACAGCTTGCGCGATGGCGCTTTGGCGGGCCTTGGCCATATCGATGTGCTGATCAACAACGCCGGGCTGGGCGGCGAAGTGCCGGTGGTCGACATGACCGACGACCAATGGCACCGCGTGCTCGACGTCACGCTCAATTCGGTGTTCCGGATGACCCGCGCTTTCCTTCCGGCGATGCAGGAAAGGAAGACCGGGGCAATCGTCAACAATGCGTCCGTGCTCGGCTGGCGCGCACAGAAGGGGCAGGCGCATTACGCTGCGGCAAAGGCCGGGGTGATGGCCTTTACCCGCTGTTCGGCGGTGGAGGCGGCAGAACACGGAGTGCGCATCAATGCGGTGGCGCCTTCGATTGCCATGCACGCCTTCCTTGCCAAGGTGACGACGGAAGACCTGCTGGCCGAACTGTCGGCCAAAGAGGCGTTTGGTCGTCCGGCGGAAGTCTGGGAAGTCGCCAACGCGATGATCTTCCTCGCATCCGATCTTGCCAGCTACATGACGGGCGAGGTGCTGTCCGTCTCCAGCCAGAGGGCATGA
- a CDS encoding aromatic ring-hydroxylating oxygenase subunit alpha: MVETLTGTNRSKGITYDELLDMDTHQVPPRFREDSPMPAGPTIVNPSIYYSRDFFDLEVERLWKRVWQMACHEDDIPNVGDSHVYDIANLSFIIVRTAPDEIKAFPNACLHRGRALLTEDAKGLREFRCPFHGWGWKIDGKLKEVPCQWDFPSVSEKTHSLPPVKVGRWGGWVFINPDDNAEPFDDFLGDIDRHFQPIPFDRRYKAVHVAKKLRCNWKVAQEAFMEAYHVVATHPTLLDVMGDANSKYDVFGNLSRAISPNGMLSPHVNPALVAEPLEGAKTYAKVRHALSGNVYERLGEDRVKVTARDGRTGIFDHAAHHIEGELDHADIQLCDWVGGRLPEGWEEEIDPTTTGPVPERRKAMTDQMREQWRESLGDEVDEISDAEFVDTIYYNLFPNISPWGCFDPIFYRFRPNGDNPEECIHEIMFMLPVAKGQPRPAPAPVHWLDFDDDYCDAPELGMLAKVFNQDVVNLPHVQKGMKSIKSKEIVFANYGETKIRHFHKLLNEHLSR; this comes from the coding sequence ATGGTCGAAACGCTGACGGGGACGAACCGGTCGAAAGGGATCACCTACGACGAATTGCTCGACATGGACACGCATCAGGTGCCGCCGCGCTTCCGCGAGGACAGCCCGATGCCCGCCGGGCCGACCATCGTGAACCCGAGCATCTATTACTCGCGCGATTTCTTCGATCTGGAAGTTGAACGGCTGTGGAAACGGGTGTGGCAGATGGCCTGCCACGAAGACGACATTCCCAATGTCGGCGACAGCCATGTCTACGACATCGCCAATCTGTCCTTCATCATCGTTCGCACCGCGCCTGACGAGATCAAGGCCTTCCCCAACGCCTGCCTCCACCGCGGGCGCGCGCTGCTGACCGAGGATGCCAAGGGGCTGCGCGAATTCCGCTGCCCGTTCCACGGCTGGGGCTGGAAGATCGACGGTAAGTTGAAGGAAGTGCCGTGCCAATGGGACTTCCCCTCCGTCAGCGAGAAGACCCACAGCCTGCCCCCGGTCAAGGTCGGGCGCTGGGGCGGTTGGGTGTTCATCAACCCGGATGACAATGCCGAGCCCTTCGATGATTTTCTCGGCGATATCGACCGCCATTTCCAGCCGATCCCGTTCGATCGCCGCTACAAGGCGGTGCATGTTGCCAAGAAGCTGCGCTGCAACTGGAAGGTGGCGCAGGAGGCCTTCATGGAGGCTTATCACGTGGTCGCCACGCATCCGACGCTGCTCGACGTGATGGGCGATGCGAACAGCAAGTACGACGTGTTCGGCAACCTTTCCCGCGCGATCTCGCCCAACGGGATGCTCAGCCCGCATGTCAATCCGGCGCTGGTGGCAGAGCCGCTGGAAGGCGCGAAAACCTATGCCAAGGTGCGCCATGCACTGTCGGGCAATGTCTATGAACGGCTCGGCGAAGACCGGGTGAAAGTGACCGCGCGCGACGGGCGCACCGGCATTTTCGATCACGCCGCGCACCATATCGAAGGCGAGCTTGACCATGCCGACATCCAGCTGTGCGACTGGGTCGGCGGGCGCCTGCCCGAAGGTTGGGAGGAGGAGATCGACCCCACCACCACCGGACCCGTGCCCGAACGGCGCAAGGCGATGACCGATCAGATGCGCGAGCAATGGCGCGAAAGCCTGGGTGACGAGGTGGACGAGATCAGCGACGCCGAATTCGTCGACACGATCTATTACAACCTGTTCCCCAATATCAGCCCGTGGGGATGCTTCGATCCGATTTTCTACCGGTTCCGCCCGAATGGCGACAATCCGGAGGAATGCATCCACGAAATCATGTTCATGCTGCCCGTGGCCAAGGGTCAGCCGCGCCCTGCCCCGGCCCCGGTGCACTGGCTCGATTTCGATGACGACTACTGCGACGCGCCCGAACTCGGCATGCTGGCCAAGGTGTTCAATCAGGACGTGGTGAACCTTCCGCATGTCCAGAAGGGCATGAAGTCAATCAAGTCGAAGGAGATCGTTTTCGCCAATTACGGCGAGACAAAGATCCGGCACTTCCACAAGCTGCTGAACGAGCACCTGTCGCGCTAG
- a CDS encoding MaoC family dehydratase, giving the protein MATVFESPRDLIGAEGTQLGPTGWLHITQDRVDGFAEVTEDRQWIHVDVERAKDGPFGGTIAHGYLTMSLVNFFLPQLIEVRGFSHAVNIGADGLRFLSPVKVGSNIRGVGEIVSVEEKKGGYQSVVRVTVEIEGSDKPACVVDTISRYYPEN; this is encoded by the coding sequence ATGGCGACAGTCTTTGAAAGCCCGCGCGATCTGATCGGTGCCGAAGGCACGCAGCTTGGCCCGACCGGCTGGCTCCACATCACGCAGGACCGGGTCGACGGCTTCGCCGAAGTGACCGAAGATCGCCAGTGGATCCATGTCGATGTCGAGCGCGCAAAGGACGGCCCGTTCGGCGGGACGATTGCGCATGGCTATCTCACCATGAGCCTCGTCAACTTCTTCCTGCCGCAACTGATCGAAGTGCGCGGCTTTTCCCACGCGGTGAACATCGGCGCCGACGGGCTGCGGTTTCTCAGCCCGGTAAAGGTCGGCAGCAACATTCGCGGCGTGGGCGAGATCGTGAGCGTCGAGGAAAAGAAGGGCGGATACCAGTCGGTCGTGCGGGTGACTGTCGAAATCGAAGGCTCCGACAAACCGGCCTGCGTGGTCGATACGATCAGTCGCTATTACCCGGAGAACTGA
- a CDS encoding nuclear transport factor 2 family protein — protein sequence MPDAAQMEAAVKAYVDCYNRADLDGIVAIFAPDARVEDPVGSPAKTGRAEIREFFGAGIAMGAKLALDGPVRCVADHAAFAFHVTLDWEGQATRIDVIDVFRFDENGKVAEMRAFFGPENMGPG from the coding sequence ATGCCCGATGCAGCGCAGATGGAAGCGGCGGTCAAAGCCTATGTCGATTGCTACAACCGGGCGGATCTTGACGGAATCGTCGCAATCTTCGCTCCGGATGCCCGGGTGGAGGACCCGGTGGGCAGTCCGGCAAAGACAGGGCGTGCGGAAATTCGCGAGTTCTTCGGCGCAGGTATCGCGATGGGCGCCAAGCTGGCGCTCGACGGCCCGGTGCGCTGTGTCGCCGATCACGCGGCCTTCGCTTTTCATGTGACGCTCGATTGGGAAGGGCAGGCAACGCGCATCGACGTGATCGACGTCTTCCGCTTTGATGAAAACGGCAAGGTTGCGGAAATGCGCGCGTTCTTTGGCCCGGAAAACATGGGGCCGGGCTGA
- a CDS encoding SDR family oxidoreductase, which translates to MGICDGRTVIITGAARGLGRAYALAFAAEGANVVVNDIGTSLGGEGRDTSAADGVVEEIRAAGGQAIANYDDVTDWDAAKRIVDAAIEGFGDLHVVVNNAGIVRDRMFVSATVEEWDATMQVHLRGHFCISRHAVNYWRAKQKDGGNPDARIINTSSGAGLQGSIAQAAYSTAKGGIASLTLVQAAELGRYGITANALAPSARTRMTEQAFAEKMATEGEAFDVMDPANIAPAVVWLGSDQSADVTGCVFELEGGKIMIEDGWREGPMIDKGARWNPADVGEAVHSLLEQRVEPRKVWGT; encoded by the coding sequence ATGGGAATCTGCGACGGACGCACCGTTATCATCACCGGCGCCGCGCGCGGGCTGGGCCGGGCCTATGCGCTCGCCTTTGCCGCCGAAGGGGCGAATGTGGTGGTCAACGACATCGGCACTTCGCTGGGCGGCGAAGGGCGCGACACCAGCGCGGCGGACGGTGTGGTCGAAGAGATCAGGGCCGCAGGCGGTCAGGCCATCGCGAATTATGACGACGTAACCGATTGGGACGCGGCAAAGCGCATTGTCGATGCGGCGATCGAGGGTTTTGGCGACCTGCACGTCGTCGTCAACAACGCCGGGATCGTGCGCGACCGGATGTTCGTTTCGGCGACCGTTGAGGAATGGGATGCGACCATGCAGGTGCACCTGCGCGGCCATTTCTGCATCAGCCGCCATGCGGTGAATTACTGGCGCGCCAAGCAGAAGGACGGCGGCAATCCCGACGCCCGCATCATCAACACCAGCAGCGGCGCGGGGCTTCAGGGCTCTATCGCGCAGGCGGCCTATTCGACCGCCAAGGGCGGCATCGCCTCGCTCACGCTGGTGCAGGCGGCGGAGCTAGGCCGGTATGGCATCACCGCCAACGCGCTTGCACCCTCGGCCCGCACCCGCATGACCGAACAGGCCTTTGCCGAAAAGATGGCGACCGAGGGCGAGGCGTTCGACGTGATGGACCCGGCCAATATCGCGCCGGCTGTCGTCTGGCTGGGCAGCGATCAGAGCGCCGACGTCACCGGCTGCGTGTTCGAGCTCGAAGGCGGCAAGATCATGATCGAGGACGGCTGGCGCGAGGGGCCGATGATCGACAAGGGCGCGCGCTGGAACCCGGCGGATGTCGGCGAAGCGGTGCATTCATTGCTCGAACAGCGGGTTGAGCCGCGCAAGGTCTGGGGGACCTGA
- a CDS encoding cytochrome P450, whose translation MEALERIDATSPENLQNPYPYYDRLRKEAPVFRDPKTGIVSVSTYDLVLEVNKKPKIFSSDFSALLSSGGSGSFDPEEEAILAKGLERRDTLLTADPPMHTRYKRIAMHALPLRRINAMAPYIAQVTNSLIDPFADAGEVEFKSQFAELLPGIVIADVLGVPREDLPMFQGWVRCAILRLNGNAKPEERADLARSEIAMQDYFRAIMAERRANPGDDVVSDLIAARLPTDDGERPLDDSEVYSIIQQIFTAGQEATAPALAYAVAQLLANPAQMAAIMADKALVPGWVEETARHLSPSHNMWRVVKEDTVLGGVALKAGEPMLLRYGSANRDAAKFADPDKFDVARENVREHIAFGAGVHTCLGMYLARLEMATALPIVLERLPNLRFADPENPFQFAASHILRGMQTLRLKFDPA comes from the coding sequence ATGGAAGCGCTTGAACGGATTGATGCGACCAGCCCGGAGAATTTGCAGAACCCCTACCCATATTACGATCGGCTGCGCAAAGAAGCGCCGGTGTTCCGCGATCCGAAAACCGGCATTGTATCGGTATCGACCTATGATCTGGTGCTTGAGGTCAACAAGAAGCCCAAGATATTCTCCAGCGATTTTTCCGCGCTGCTGAGCTCGGGCGGATCGGGCAGCTTTGATCCCGAGGAAGAAGCGATCCTCGCCAAGGGGCTGGAACGGCGCGACACACTGCTCACCGCCGATCCGCCGATGCACACGCGGTACAAACGGATCGCGATGCATGCGCTGCCGCTGAGACGGATCAACGCGATGGCGCCCTATATCGCGCAAGTCACCAACAGCCTGATCGATCCCTTTGCCGATGCGGGCGAAGTCGAATTCAAATCGCAATTTGCCGAGCTGCTGCCCGGCATCGTCATCGCCGACGTGCTGGGCGTGCCGCGCGAGGATTTGCCGATGTTCCAGGGCTGGGTGCGCTGTGCGATCCTGCGCCTCAACGGCAATGCCAAGCCCGAAGAGCGCGCCGATCTCGCCCGCAGCGAAATCGCCATGCAGGATTACTTCCGCGCGATCATGGCCGAAAGGCGCGCCAATCCGGGCGATGATGTCGTGTCCGACCTGATCGCCGCGCGCCTTCCAACCGACGATGGCGAGCGCCCGCTGGACGATTCCGAAGTCTATTCGATCATCCAGCAGATCTTCACTGCCGGGCAGGAAGCGACCGCTCCCGCGCTGGCCTATGCCGTCGCGCAATTGCTCGCCAATCCGGCGCAGATGGCCGCGATCATGGCGGACAAGGCGCTTGTCCCCGGCTGGGTTGAGGAAACCGCGCGCCACCTTTCACCCTCGCATAACATGTGGCGGGTGGTGAAGGAGGATACGGTGCTGGGCGGTGTCGCGCTCAAGGCGGGGGAGCCGATGCTCCTGCGTTACGGCTCAGCCAATCGCGATGCGGCGAAGTTCGCCGATCCGGACAAGTTCGACGTGGCGCGCGAAAACGTGCGCGAACACATCGCCTTCGGCGCGGGCGTCCACACCTGCCTCGGCATGTATCTGGCGCGGCTGGAGATGGCGACGGCGCTGCCGATCGTGCTGGAGCGCCTGCCGAACCTGCGCTTCGCCGATCCGGAAAATCCGTTCCAGTTCGCCGCCAGCCACATCCTGCGCGGGATGCAGACGCTGCGGCTCAAATTCGATCCGGCCTGA
- a CDS encoding FadD3 family acyl-CoA ligase: MSENLPLTIPHVAQAAARNWGDQPALLEQGEEWSFAELWERSRAAASAFIAAGMGKGDRIAIWAPNSREWIVAAIGAMAAGAAIVPLNTRLKGREAGDILRRTGARLLLTVGEFLGTRYPDLIADEDLPALERTILLDSDWEDFVGSGKGAGDPAVTEALARLEPGDISDIMFTSGTTGAPKGVISTHDRIVPMFRHWVEVMGLKAGERYLIINPFFHSFGFKAGWVAALIAGAVIVPMASFDIPQVIRHIEQDRINFLPGPPTIYQSLLAAKAQTDFDTSSLRGAATGAASVPPELIRRMRSELGLVDTVTAYGMTECSTITSCRRGDDADLIATSVGKAIPGLQVRITGEDGQEVARGETGEIHVRGYGVMAGYLDDPEATAETIDADGWLHTGDVGVMDEDGYVRITDRLKDMYISGGFNCYPAEIEKLLSENPEVGMVAVIGVPDDRMGEIGKAFIVPRPGASPDAEGLAGWARANMANYKVPRIFEIVESLPLNASGKVLKTELRKTA; encoded by the coding sequence ATGAGCGAAAACCTGCCTTTGACCATCCCGCATGTCGCGCAAGCCGCGGCGCGCAATTGGGGCGATCAGCCCGCCTTGCTCGAACAGGGCGAAGAGTGGTCGTTCGCCGAATTGTGGGAGCGTTCCCGCGCTGCCGCATCGGCCTTTATCGCGGCGGGCATGGGCAAGGGCGACAGGATCGCGATCTGGGCTCCCAACAGCCGCGAATGGATCGTCGCGGCGATCGGGGCGATGGCGGCGGGGGCGGCGATCGTGCCGCTCAACACCCGGCTGAAAGGGCGCGAGGCGGGCGACATCCTGCGGCGGACAGGTGCGCGGTTGCTGCTGACCGTCGGGGAATTTCTCGGCACACGCTATCCCGATTTGATCGCTGATGAAGACCTTCCGGCGCTGGAGAGGACGATCCTGCTAGACAGCGATTGGGAAGATTTCGTCGGCTCGGGCAAAGGCGCAGGCGATCCAGCGGTTACTGAAGCGCTGGCACGTCTCGAACCCGGCGATATTTCGGACATCATGTTCACCAGCGGCACCACCGGTGCTCCCAAGGGCGTCATTTCCACTCACGACCGAATCGTGCCGATGTTCCGCCACTGGGTCGAAGTCATGGGGCTGAAAGCGGGCGAGCGATACCTCATCATCAACCCGTTCTTTCACAGCTTCGGGTTCAAGGCGGGCTGGGTCGCCGCGCTGATCGCGGGCGCGGTGATCGTGCCGATGGCCAGTTTCGACATCCCGCAGGTGATCCGCCATATCGAGCAGGACCGTATCAATTTCCTGCCCGGCCCGCCCACGATCTACCAATCGCTGCTGGCGGCCAAGGCGCAGACCGATTTCGACACGTCGAGCCTGCGCGGCGCTGCCACCGGCGCGGCCAGCGTGCCGCCCGAACTGATCCGCCGGATGCGCAGCGAACTGGGGCTTGTCGATACCGTCACGGCCTATGGCATGACTGAATGTTCGACCATCACATCGTGCCGCCGGGGCGATGATGCCGACCTGATCGCAACCAGCGTGGGCAAGGCCATTCCCGGCCTTCAGGTGCGGATCACCGGTGAGGATGGGCAAGAGGTCGCGCGCGGCGAGACGGGCGAAATCCATGTCCGCGGCTATGGCGTGATGGCGGGATATCTCGACGATCCCGAAGCCACCGCCGAGACGATCGACGCCGACGGCTGGCTGCACACGGGCGATGTCGGGGTGATGGACGAAGACGGATATGTCCGGATCACCGACCGGCTGAAGGACATGTACATCTCGGGCGGGTTCAACTGCTATCCGGCCGAGATCGAAAAGCTGCTTTCGGAAAATCCCGAGGTCGGGATGGTTGCCGTGATCGGCGTGCCGGATGATCGGATGGGAGAAATCGGCAAAGCCTTCATCGTGCCGCGTCCGGGCGCTTCGCCGGATGCGGAAGGGCTGGCCGGATGGGCCCGCGCCAACATGGCGAATTACAAGGTTCCGCGCATTTTCGAGATCGTCGAAAGCCTCCCGCTCAACGCATCGGGCAAAGTGCTCAAGACCGAATTGCGCAAGACGGCCTAG
- a CDS encoding acyl-CoA dehydrogenase family protein translates to MKLGFTPEEEEFRAEAADWLNTQMAGEFADIKGITTLTEKAERRKEWEQHLGEHGWSCIGWPKEWGGRSATLAQQVIFAEEYARAGVPGRVNHIGIELAGPTLLAFGSEEQKRRFLPGIAAGKTIFCQGYSEPNAGSDLSAVRTKARLDGGEWVVDGQKIWTSLAHISDWIFVVARSEEGSKGPKGLTFLMMEIDQPGIEIRPIKQINGDAEFNETFFDGARCPEDSLIGAVGDGWRVAMGLLSFERGVSTLGQQMAFRNELDEIIAAAKANGAAHDPLIRQRIAKAEIGLRLMRYGALRMLSTTDHSKVDGAALTYKIQWASWRRSLGELAMDVLGQAGEITDNPEYEWSVLPNLFLYSRADTIYGGTNQIQRNLIAERGLGMPREPRGDK, encoded by the coding sequence ATGAAGCTTGGCTTTACACCCGAGGAAGAGGAATTCCGGGCCGAGGCCGCCGACTGGCTGAACACGCAGATGGCGGGCGAATTCGCCGACATCAAGGGTATCACCACGCTCACCGAAAAGGCCGAGCGCCGCAAGGAGTGGGAACAGCATCTGGGCGAGCACGGCTGGTCGTGCATCGGCTGGCCCAAAGAGTGGGGCGGGCGTTCCGCCACGCTGGCCCAGCAGGTGATCTTTGCCGAGGAATATGCCCGTGCAGGCGTTCCGGGCCGGGTCAACCACATCGGCATCGAACTGGCCGGGCCGACCCTGCTGGCGTTTGGCTCAGAGGAGCAAAAGCGACGCTTCCTGCCCGGCATCGCGGCGGGCAAGACGATCTTCTGCCAGGGCTATTCCGAACCCAATGCCGGTTCCGACCTGTCGGCGGTGCGTACCAAGGCGCGCCTTGATGGCGGCGAATGGGTGGTCGACGGGCAAAAGATCTGGACCAGCCTTGCGCATATTTCCGACTGGATCTTCGTTGTCGCGCGCAGCGAGGAAGGATCGAAAGGCCCCAAGGGTCTGACGTTCCTGATGATGGAGATCGACCAGCCGGGCATCGAAATCCGGCCGATCAAGCAGATCAACGGTGATGCCGAATTCAACGAGACATTCTTCGACGGCGCGCGTTGCCCCGAAGACAGCCTTATCGGCGCTGTCGGCGATGGCTGGCGCGTGGCGATGGGCCTGCTCAGCTTCGAACGCGGCGTTTCGACGCTGGGCCAGCAGATGGCGTTCCGCAACGAGCTGGATGAAATCATCGCTGCGGCCAAGGCCAATGGCGCGGCCCATGATCCGCTGATCCGGCAACGTATCGCCAAGGCTGAAATCGGCCTGCGGCTGATGCGTTACGGCGCGCTCCGCATGCTTTCGACCACCGATCACAGCAAGGTCGACGGGGCCGCGCTGACTTACAAGATCCAGTGGGCAAGCTGGCGCCGCAGCCTTGGCGAACTGGCGATGGACGTGCTGGGTCAGGCGGGCGAAATCACCGACAATCCCGAATATGAATGGAGCGTCCTGCCCAATCTCTTCCTCTATTCGCGCGCCGACACGATCTATGGCGGGACCAACCAGATCCAGCGCAACCTGATTGCCGAGCGCGGGCTGGGCATGCCCCGCGAACCGAGGGGGGACAAATGA
- a CDS encoding acyl-CoA dehydrogenase family protein, protein MDFVFTEEQQMIAETAQGFFGENATSDRTRAAMAGDGVDRQLHRDFCEELGLGGVIVPEELGGVGLGYVEMAIVAEAAGYNVAAMPLLGINIAAAMIAAGGTDAQKSDLLPAILAGEKIAAAVGNDTVSHDGNSISGRLEFVPHGNVADVFILAHPDQVWVVHAGAPGLSIITHTTMDQTRPLATLVLDGVAGEPLADTQAAITASQPAAWITLAAEALGGAQACLDRTVRYANERVQFGRPIGSFQAYKHRLADMMIEIEQARSAVYWAACANDENSDDPQLALHAAKAFCADTFFKCAADMIQLHGGIGFTWEHDAHLFFKRARSIQTLLKDGNWHREQVAKQILGEAA, encoded by the coding sequence ATGGATTTTGTCTTCACCGAAGAACAGCAGATGATCGCCGAGACCGCTCAAGGTTTCTTCGGCGAGAACGCGACCAGCGACCGCACCCGCGCAGCGATGGCGGGCGACGGGGTGGATCGCCAGTTGCACCGCGATTTCTGCGAGGAACTGGGTCTTGGCGGAGTGATCGTGCCCGAAGAGCTGGGCGGAGTTGGCCTTGGCTATGTCGAAATGGCGATCGTCGCCGAAGCGGCCGGATACAATGTCGCCGCCATGCCGCTGCTGGGTATCAACATCGCCGCCGCCATGATCGCGGCGGGCGGAACGGATGCGCAGAAATCCGATCTGCTGCCAGCGATCCTTGCGGGCGAGAAAATCGCCGCCGCTGTCGGCAATGATACGGTAAGCCATGATGGCAATTCGATCAGCGGCCGGCTCGAATTCGTGCCGCACGGCAATGTCGCCGATGTCTTCATCCTTGCCCACCCTGATCAGGTATGGGTGGTTCACGCCGGTGCGCCCGGCCTTTCGATCATCACGCACACCACCATGGACCAGACGAGGCCGCTTGCCACGCTGGTGCTTGATGGCGTGGCAGGAGAGCCGCTGGCCGATACGCAGGCTGCGATCACCGCCAGCCAGCCTGCGGCGTGGATCACGCTTGCGGCAGAGGCGCTGGGCGGCGCGCAGGCGTGCCTTGACCGCACCGTCCGCTATGCCAATGAACGCGTGCAGTTCGGACGTCCGATCGGTTCGTTCCAGGCCTACAAGCACCGGCTGGCCGACATGATGATCGAAATCGAACAGGCCCGCAGCGCGGTGTATTGGGCGGCCTGCGCCAATGACGAAAACAGCGACGATCCGCAGCTCGCATTGCACGCTGCCAAGGCGTTCTGCGCTGACACTTTCTTCAAATGCGCAGCCGACATGATCCAGCTCCACGGCGGCATCGGCTTTACATGGGAACATGACGCGCATCTGTTCTTCAAGCGCGCGCGTTCGATCCAGACCTTGCTGAAAGACGGAAACTGGCACCGCGAGCAGGTGGCGAAGCAAATTCTGGGAGAAGCGGCATGA
- a CDS encoding flavin reductase — protein sequence MTDAAALQREFRNALGSFATGVTIATTMDAAGQPVGVTASSFNSVSLEPPLVLWSLAKKSLSCDTFCESGHFAVHVLAASQEDLSNRFARSGEDKFNGIEWREGSLGSPVFDQHAALFQCKTRHLYEGGDHVILVGEVIDFETRDEAPLLFHAGSYAERRPRPRGEATESVDTEHGRFSDDFLFYLISRAHFQTSRPTREKLEQLGSSMEEYLTLAVLSMEAPLGQQELGTRLVHTGHAPSKRLLDLMTRKGLLVETDDRYDLGEKGRELFVETLAFGKGLEADLANHFTQAELAETKRVLRRLIELTGQDVPIGWRDN from the coding sequence ATGACAGATGCGGCGGCCTTGCAACGGGAATTTCGCAACGCGCTTGGATCGTTTGCGACCGGGGTGACAATCGCGACAACAATGGACGCGGCCGGTCAGCCCGTGGGGGTCACCGCCAGCAGCTTCAATTCGGTAAGCCTCGAACCGCCGCTGGTACTGTGGTCGCTGGCCAAGAAAAGCCTGTCTTGCGACACCTTCTGCGAAAGCGGCCATTTCGCGGTCCACGTTCTTGCCGCGTCGCAGGAAGACCTCTCCAACCGCTTTGCCCGTTCGGGGGAGGACAAGTTCAACGGGATCGAATGGCGCGAAGGCTCGCTGGGTTCTCCCGTCTTCGATCAGCACGCCGCGCTGTTCCAGTGCAAGACCCGCCACCTGTACGAAGGCGGGGACCATGTGATCCTTGTCGGCGAGGTGATCGATTTCGAAACCCGTGACGAGGCACCGTTGCTATTCCATGCCGGCAGCTATGCCGAACGCCGCCCGCGCCCACGCGGCGAAGCCACGGAATCGGTGGACACCGAACATGGCCGTTTCAGCGACGATTTCCTGTTCTATCTGATCTCGCGTGCGCATTTCCAGACATCGCGCCCGACGCGGGAAAAGTTGGAACAACTGGGATCGTCGATGGAGGAATATCTGACGCTGGCGGTGTTGAGCATGGAAGCGCCGCTGGGTCAGCAGGAACTGGGAACCCGGCTGGTCCACACCGGCCATGCACCGTCAAAGCGGCTGCTCGACCTGATGACGCGCAAGGGATTGCTGGTCGAAACCGATGATCGCTACGATCTGGGCGAAAAGGGCAGGGAGCTGTTCGTCGAGACGCTCGCCTTCGGCAAGGGGCTGGAGGCCGACCTCGCCAATCATTTCACCCAGGCCGAACTTGCGGAGACGAAACGCGTTCTCAGGCGGCTGATCGAACTGACCGGTCAGGACGTCCCGATCGGCTGGCGTGACAACTAG